The Apibacter raozihei genome contains a region encoding:
- the dnaG gene encoding DNA primase, producing the protein MISKETIDKIFSTARVEEVISDFVNLKKSGSNYKGLSPFVDEKSPSFMVSPAKQIWKDFSSGKGGNVVTFIMEQEHYTYPEALKYLAKKYNIEIEDDLAELSEDQKELRLNKESLYQLSEVANEYFQDQLWNSEEGQNIALSYFNERELRGEIIKLFQLGYSPKNKNSFSQFASDKGYKKEILEQSGLSIFREDYILGIDRFRERVIFPIHSFSGRVLGFGGRILQNNAKTAKYLNSPESEIYHKSKILYGLFQAKSHITKEDNCFLVEGYMDVISLHQNGIKNVVASSGTSLTVDQIRLIKRLTDNITILYDGDPAGIKASFRGIDMILEQDMNVRVLLFPDGEDPDSFSRSHTSEELSEFFKENVKDFIQFKTDVLLKETKGDPIKKAGLIRDIVGSIALIKNLIQREIYVKECSRLLDISEQVLFSELAQITQQNTQSHTNEFRKELKLQPVESAKKEEVDFTYKIEEDILDLMLSFGNYEILINYMEDEEPYKTTIIEEIVQRFREDDIQFSIDFYNKVFADIVEGIENNELRTGDFFVKSEDEEFTRFAAEKMLKKHFISENWQVKEIFVPTLEQNLSKNTRDVVLKYKALKILEMKKKLAGELSESELTEDRRVDIFKQIMNLDKLLKQIHGLENRII; encoded by the coding sequence ATGATTTCTAAAGAAACTATAGATAAAATTTTCTCAACAGCCCGGGTTGAAGAAGTTATTTCCGATTTTGTAAATCTAAAAAAATCTGGAAGTAATTATAAAGGTTTAAGTCCTTTTGTTGATGAAAAATCACCTTCTTTTATGGTTTCGCCTGCTAAGCAAATATGGAAAGATTTTTCTTCAGGAAAAGGCGGAAATGTGGTAACCTTTATTATGGAGCAGGAGCATTATACCTATCCTGAAGCATTAAAATATTTAGCCAAAAAATATAACATTGAGATTGAAGATGATTTGGCAGAGCTTTCCGAAGATCAAAAGGAACTTCGGCTCAATAAAGAAAGTTTATACCAGTTATCCGAAGTAGCAAATGAATATTTTCAGGATCAACTTTGGAATTCGGAAGAAGGTCAAAACATTGCATTATCTTATTTTAATGAAAGGGAGTTAAGAGGAGAAATTATTAAATTATTTCAATTGGGATACTCTCCCAAAAATAAAAATTCTTTTTCACAATTTGCCTCAGATAAGGGATATAAAAAAGAAATTCTGGAACAATCAGGTCTTAGTATATTCAGAGAGGATTACATTCTGGGCATAGATCGATTTCGAGAGAGGGTTATCTTCCCTATTCACAGTTTTTCCGGAAGAGTTTTAGGTTTTGGTGGACGTATTTTACAAAATAATGCAAAAACTGCTAAATATCTTAATTCCCCGGAAAGTGAAATTTACCATAAAAGTAAAATATTATATGGTTTATTTCAGGCAAAATCGCATATAACTAAAGAAGACAATTGCTTTTTGGTAGAGGGATATATGGACGTAATCTCTCTTCATCAAAACGGGATAAAAAATGTAGTAGCATCTTCAGGAACTTCTTTAACCGTAGATCAGATCCGATTAATTAAACGACTTACGGATAATATAACCATTTTATATGATGGAGATCCTGCCGGAATTAAAGCTTCGTTTCGAGGAATTGATATGATTCTGGAACAGGATATGAATGTTCGAGTTCTTCTCTTTCCGGACGGAGAAGATCCCGATAGTTTCTCACGTTCTCACACATCTGAAGAACTTTCTGAATTTTTTAAAGAAAATGTTAAAGATTTTATACAGTTTAAGACGGATGTATTATTAAAAGAAACTAAGGGAGATCCCATTAAAAAGGCAGGCCTTATCAGAGATATTGTTGGTAGTATAGCTTTGATTAAAAACCTTATCCAAAGAGAAATTTACGTTAAAGAATGTTCAAGGTTATTAGATATTTCAGAACAGGTTCTGTTTAGTGAACTTGCCCAGATTACGCAACAAAACACTCAATCTCATACAAATGAGTTTCGAAAAGAGCTAAAACTTCAGCCTGTAGAATCTGCAAAAAAGGAAGAGGTTGATTTTACTTATAAAATCGAAGAAGACATTCTTGATTTAATGCTTTCTTTTGGGAATTATGAAATACTGATCAATTACATGGAAGATGAAGAACCTTATAAAACAACCATTATAGAGGAAATAGTTCAGCGTTTTCGTGAAGATGACATTCAGTTTTCCATAGATTTTTATAATAAAGTGTTTGCAGATATTGTTGAAGGAATAGAAAATAATGAATTACGAACAGGCGATTTTTTTGTTAAATCGGAAGACGAAGAATTTACAAGATTCGCAGCAGAAAAAATGTTAAAAAAACATTTCATTAGTGAAAACTGGCAGGTAAAGGAAATTTTTGTTCCTACACTGGAGCAAAATCTTTCCAAAAACACCAGAGATGTCGTTTTAAAATACAAAGCTCTGAAAATTCTCGAAATGAAAAAAAAATTGGCAGGAGAGCTTTCTGAAAGTGAACTCACAGAAGACAGAAGGGTTGATATATTTAAGCAGATTATGAATCTTGATAAGTTGCTGAAACAAATTCATGGATTGGAAAACCGAATCATCTGA
- a CDS encoding DUF47 domain-containing protein: MGISAFFRLFQPKDKVFYSLFEQVADNLTAMSKDMVEGMKSPDTITEAFYNKMEHYEHENDKLTHNIFIELGKNFITPFDREDIHQLASSLDDIADFIYASSKYTLLYKSPYISAYSTFANLINDSTLELKKAIYNMRDFKKPKEVLVSCVEINRIENVADDVFSKELSALFESKKDVLDIIKIKNVLEYLEDVTDKCEESANIIESILVKYS; this comes from the coding sequence ATGGGTATTAGTGCATTTTTTAGATTATTTCAACCGAAAGATAAAGTATTTTATAGTTTGTTTGAACAGGTTGCAGATAATTTAACCGCTATGTCGAAAGACATGGTGGAAGGAATGAAATCACCAGACACAATCACGGAAGCGTTCTACAATAAAATGGAACACTATGAACATGAAAATGATAAATTAACACATAACATTTTTATTGAGTTAGGAAAAAACTTTATTACTCCTTTTGATAGAGAAGATATACATCAGCTAGCCTCTTCTTTGGATGATATTGCCGATTTCATATATGCTTCTTCCAAGTACACACTACTTTATAAGTCTCCTTACATCTCAGCTTACTCTACGTTTGCGAATCTTATAAATGACAGTACCTTGGAGCTTAAGAAAGCAATTTACAATATGCGTGATTTTAAAAAACCTAAAGAGGTTCTTGTCTCTTGTGTAGAAATCAATCGTATTGAAAATGTAGCAGATGATGTTTTCAGTAAGGAACTCAGTGCTTTATTTGAAAGTAAAAAAGATGTATTGGATATTATCAAGATAAAAAATGTTTTGGAATATTTAGAAGATGTTACCGACAAATGTGAAGAATCAGCTAACATTATCGAATCTATTTTAGTTAAATATTCTTAA
- a CDS encoding inorganic phosphate transporter, translating into MTLLITIVVLALIFDYINGFHDAANSIATIVSTKVLTPFQAVLWAAFFNFVAYFVSLHIIGEFKIGNTIAKSVHENFITLEVIFSGLVAAIIWNLFTWWAGIPSSSSHTLIGGFIGAAIAHIGGFSEAGQAVINYPVVIPIILFIFIAPFVGMVMSSIITLIIINICRKANPFKADQWFKRLQLVSSAAFSIGHGGNDAQKVMGIIGAAFIFYEVNVVHAAEYVNLSATERFQHFTADYWWVPISSFIAIALGTMSGGWKIVKTMGTRITKVTPLEGVAAETSGAITLFLSEHLGIPVSTTHTITGSIIGVGLVKRVSAVRWGITIKLLWAWVLTIPVSAVLAMIVYWFVSLFM; encoded by the coding sequence ATGACTTTACTTATTACTATCGTAGTATTAGCCTTAATATTCGATTATATTAACGGATTTCACGATGCGGCAAATTCGATTGCAACTATTGTTTCAACAAAAGTTTTAACTCCCTTTCAGGCAGTTCTTTGGGCAGCATTTTTTAACTTTGTTGCCTATTTTGTTTCCCTGCATATTATTGGAGAATTCAAAATAGGAAATACTATAGCTAAATCTGTGCACGAAAACTTTATTACACTTGAAGTAATTTTTTCTGGACTTGTAGCCGCAATCATCTGGAATTTATTTACCTGGTGGGCAGGGATTCCATCTTCTTCATCTCATACGCTTATTGGTGGCTTTATAGGAGCAGCTATTGCGCATATTGGAGGTTTCAGCGAAGCGGGTCAGGCCGTTATCAATTATCCGGTAGTTATTCCTATTATCCTGTTTATTTTCATAGCCCCTTTTGTAGGTATGGTTATGTCTTCCATAATTACTTTAATAATTATAAACATTTGCCGAAAGGCAAATCCTTTTAAAGCAGATCAATGGTTTAAAAGGCTTCAGCTGGTTTCTTCAGCCGCATTTAGCATAGGACACGGAGGGAACGATGCTCAAAAAGTAATGGGTATCATTGGTGCCGCATTTATTTTTTATGAAGTAAACGTGGTCCATGCCGCTGAATATGTTAATCTGTCTGCGACAGAACGCTTTCAGCATTTTACTGCAGATTATTGGTGGGTACCCATCAGCAGTTTTATAGCTATCGCTTTAGGAACTATGTCCGGTGGCTGGAAAATTGTTAAAACTATGGGAACTCGTATTACTAAAGTTACTCCTTTGGAGGGTGTTGCAGCGGAAACTTCCGGAGCTATAACTTTATTTTTAAGTGAACACTTAGGCATCCCGGTAAGTACTACTCACACTATAACCGGCTCTATTATTGGAGTGGGATTGGTAAAAAGAGTTTCAGCAGTTCGCTGGGGAATTACTATAAAGTTATTGTGGGCTTGGGTCTTAACCATTCCAGTAAGTGCTGTATTAGCTATGATAGTATATTGGTTTGTAAGTCTTTTTATGTAA